From a region of the Oncorhynchus tshawytscha isolate Ot180627B linkage group LG14, Otsh_v2.0, whole genome shotgun sequence genome:
- the LOC112267142 gene encoding dual specificity tyrosine-phosphorylation-regulated kinase 1A isoform X1, producing the protein MHPGGETSACKPSSVRLAPSFSFHAAGLQMAAPMPHTHQQYSDRHQPSTDQTAAVLPYSDQAQQLTANPRHMPQCFRDPTLAPLRKLSIDLIKTYKQINEVYYAKKKRRHQTGQGEDSSHKKERKVFNDGYDDDNYDYIVKNGEKWMDRYEIDSLIGKGSFGQVVKAYDRAEQEWVAIKIIKNKKAFLNQAQIEVRLLELMNKHDTEMKYYIVHLKRHFMFRNHLCLVFEMLSYNLYDLLRNTNFRGVSLNLTRKFAQQLCTALLFLATPELSIIHCDLKPENILLCNPKRSAIKIVDFGSSCQLGQRIYQYIQSRFYRSPEVLLGMPYDLAIDMWSLGCILVEMHTGEPLFSGANEVDQMNKIVEVLGIPPNHIMDLAPKARKFFEKLSDGTWSVKKTKDGKRYKPPASRKLHSILGVEAGGPGGRRAGESGHAVADYLKFKDLILRMLDYDPKSRIQPYYALQHSFFKKTADEGTNTSSSVSTSPALEQSQSSGTTSSTSSSSGGSSGTSTSGRARSDPTHHHLHSGGHFGAVLPAIDGDTLCPQARKTYPPPLVRGGGVGPEPVAGETHPVQETTFHVPPQHPKALHPHSHPHHHHAQVMATRPRPRHYTSPTHSASTQDSMEVVHGHLSMTSLSSSASSSSTSSSSTGNHGNQAYQLRHLPFGHHSGLSMGLGAFSNPRQETGMAAHPAYPMGTNTGPAHYLPEGHLGMRQGMDREESPMTGVCVQQSSMASS; encoded by the exons ATGCATCCAG GAGGAGAGACTTCAGCATGCAAACCTTCGTCCGTCCGGCTTGCGCCCTCTTTTTCTTTCCACGCTGCTGGTCTTCAGATGGCTGCTCCAATGCCCCATACGCACCAGCAGTACAGTGACCGCCACCAGCCAAGCACTGACCAAACTGCTGCGGTCCTACCGTACAGCGACCAGGCGCAACAGCTCACTGCCAATCCG AGGCACATGCCCCAGTGCTTTCGTGACCCTACTTTGGCTCCCCTGCGGAAGCTCTCCATAGACCTTATCAAAACCTATAAACAGATCAATGAG GTGTATTATGCAAAAAAGAAGCGGCGGCACCAAACGGGTCAGGGTGAAGACTCCAGTcacaagaaagagaggaaggtcTTCAATGATGGCTATGACGATGACAACTACGATTACATTGTCAAGAATGGGGAAAAGTGGATGGACCGCTATGAGATTGACTCCTTGATCGGCAAAGGGTCATTTGGACAG GTTGTAAAAGCCTATGACCGTGCAGAGCAGGAGTGGGTTGCCAtcaagatcatcaagaacaaaaAAGCTTTTCTCAATCAAGCCCAGATTGAAGTGCGTCTCCTAGAGCTCATGAACAAACATGACACTGAGATGAAATACTACATAG TTCACCTGAAACGTCACTTCATGTTCCGGAACCACCTCTGCCTGGTGTTTGAGATGCTCTCGTACAACCTATATGACCTGCTGCGGAACACCAACTTCCGTGGCGTCTCTCTCAACCTGACCAGGAAGTTTGCCCAGCAGCTTTGCACTGCGCTACTGTTCCTGGCCACGCCTGAGCTAAGCATCATCCACTGTGACCTGAAGCCTGAGAACATCCTGCTGTGCAACCCCAAAAGGAGCGCCATCAAGATAGTAGACTTTGGCAGCTCCTGCCAACTGGGACAGAGG ATATACCAGTACATCCAGAGTCGTTTTTACCGCTCCCCAGAGGTGCTGCTGGGCATGCCCTATGACCTGGCCATCGACATGTGGTCCCTGGGCTGCATCCTGGTAGAAATGCACACCGGAGAGCCCCTCTTCAGTGGCGCCAACGAG GTGGACCAGATGAATAAGATAGTTGAAGTTCTAGGTATCCCCCCCAATCATATTATGGACCTAGCCCCAAAAGCCAGGAAGTTCTTTGAGAAGCTATCAGATGGCACATGGAGCGTTAAGAAGACCAAAGATGGCAAAAGG TATAAGCCTCCAGCCTCTcgaaagctccactccatcctggGTGTGGAGGCCGGGGGTCCAGGTGGCCGGCGGGCGGGGGAGTCTGGCCACGCCGTCGCTGACTACTTGAAGTTCAAGGACCTGATCCTGCGGATGTTGGACTACGACCCCAAGAGCCGCATACAGCCCTACTACGCCCTACAGCACAGCTTCTTCAAGAAGACTGCAGACGAGGGGACCAACACGAGCAGCAGTGTGTCTACCAGCCCAGCGCTGGAGCAGTCCCAGTCCTCTGGAACCAcctccagcacctcctccagctCCG gaGGATCATCTGGGACAAGTACCAGTGGCAGAGCAAGGTCCGACCCCACCCATCACCACCTACACAGTGGAGGGCACTTTGGGGCAGTGCTGCCAGCCATCGATGGTGACACCCTCTGTCCACAG GCAAGAAAGACTTATCCTCCCCCATTGGTGAGGGGAGGCGGCGTTGGACCAGAGCCAGTGGCCGGAGAGACACACCCAGTCCAGGAGACCACCTTCCATGTCCCTCCTCAGCACCCCAAGGCCCTGCACCCCCACTCCCACCCCCATCATCACCACGCGCAGGTGATGGCCACAAGGCCCCGGCCACGGCATTACACCTCTCCCACACACAGCGCCTCCACACAGGACTCCATGGAGGTGGTGCATGGCCATCTGTCCATgacctccctgtcttcctctgcctcctcttcctccacatctTCCTCTTCCACTGGGAACCATGGCAACCAGGCCTACCAGCTCCGCCACCTGCCCTTTGGGCATCACAGCGGGCTGAGCATGGGGTTGGGCGCCTTCTCGAACCCCCGGCAGGAGACGGGCATGGCCGCCCACCCTGCATACCCCATGGGCACAAACACTGGGCCGGCTCACTACCTACCAGAGGGCCACCTGGGCATGAGGCAGGGCATGGACCGGGAGGAGTCTCCCatgactggagtgtgtgtgcagCAGAGTTCCATGGCCAGCTCGTGA
- the LOC112267142 gene encoding dual specificity tyrosine-phosphorylation-regulated kinase 1A isoform X2: MAAPMPHTHQQYSDRHQPSTDQTAAVLPYSDQAQQLTANPRHMPQCFRDPTLAPLRKLSIDLIKTYKQINEVYYAKKKRRHQTGQGEDSSHKKERKVFNDGYDDDNYDYIVKNGEKWMDRYEIDSLIGKGSFGQVVKAYDRAEQEWVAIKIIKNKKAFLNQAQIEVRLLELMNKHDTEMKYYIVHLKRHFMFRNHLCLVFEMLSYNLYDLLRNTNFRGVSLNLTRKFAQQLCTALLFLATPELSIIHCDLKPENILLCNPKRSAIKIVDFGSSCQLGQRIYQYIQSRFYRSPEVLLGMPYDLAIDMWSLGCILVEMHTGEPLFSGANEVDQMNKIVEVLGIPPNHIMDLAPKARKFFEKLSDGTWSVKKTKDGKRYKPPASRKLHSILGVEAGGPGGRRAGESGHAVADYLKFKDLILRMLDYDPKSRIQPYYALQHSFFKKTADEGTNTSSSVSTSPALEQSQSSGTTSSTSSSSGGSSGTSTSGRARSDPTHHHLHSGGHFGAVLPAIDGDTLCPQARKTYPPPLVRGGGVGPEPVAGETHPVQETTFHVPPQHPKALHPHSHPHHHHAQVMATRPRPRHYTSPTHSASTQDSMEVVHGHLSMTSLSSSASSSSTSSSSTGNHGNQAYQLRHLPFGHHSGLSMGLGAFSNPRQETGMAAHPAYPMGTNTGPAHYLPEGHLGMRQGMDREESPMTGVCVQQSSMASS; encoded by the exons ATGGCTGCTCCAATGCCCCATACGCACCAGCAGTACAGTGACCGCCACCAGCCAAGCACTGACCAAACTGCTGCGGTCCTACCGTACAGCGACCAGGCGCAACAGCTCACTGCCAATCCG AGGCACATGCCCCAGTGCTTTCGTGACCCTACTTTGGCTCCCCTGCGGAAGCTCTCCATAGACCTTATCAAAACCTATAAACAGATCAATGAG GTGTATTATGCAAAAAAGAAGCGGCGGCACCAAACGGGTCAGGGTGAAGACTCCAGTcacaagaaagagaggaaggtcTTCAATGATGGCTATGACGATGACAACTACGATTACATTGTCAAGAATGGGGAAAAGTGGATGGACCGCTATGAGATTGACTCCTTGATCGGCAAAGGGTCATTTGGACAG GTTGTAAAAGCCTATGACCGTGCAGAGCAGGAGTGGGTTGCCAtcaagatcatcaagaacaaaaAAGCTTTTCTCAATCAAGCCCAGATTGAAGTGCGTCTCCTAGAGCTCATGAACAAACATGACACTGAGATGAAATACTACATAG TTCACCTGAAACGTCACTTCATGTTCCGGAACCACCTCTGCCTGGTGTTTGAGATGCTCTCGTACAACCTATATGACCTGCTGCGGAACACCAACTTCCGTGGCGTCTCTCTCAACCTGACCAGGAAGTTTGCCCAGCAGCTTTGCACTGCGCTACTGTTCCTGGCCACGCCTGAGCTAAGCATCATCCACTGTGACCTGAAGCCTGAGAACATCCTGCTGTGCAACCCCAAAAGGAGCGCCATCAAGATAGTAGACTTTGGCAGCTCCTGCCAACTGGGACAGAGG ATATACCAGTACATCCAGAGTCGTTTTTACCGCTCCCCAGAGGTGCTGCTGGGCATGCCCTATGACCTGGCCATCGACATGTGGTCCCTGGGCTGCATCCTGGTAGAAATGCACACCGGAGAGCCCCTCTTCAGTGGCGCCAACGAG GTGGACCAGATGAATAAGATAGTTGAAGTTCTAGGTATCCCCCCCAATCATATTATGGACCTAGCCCCAAAAGCCAGGAAGTTCTTTGAGAAGCTATCAGATGGCACATGGAGCGTTAAGAAGACCAAAGATGGCAAAAGG TATAAGCCTCCAGCCTCTcgaaagctccactccatcctggGTGTGGAGGCCGGGGGTCCAGGTGGCCGGCGGGCGGGGGAGTCTGGCCACGCCGTCGCTGACTACTTGAAGTTCAAGGACCTGATCCTGCGGATGTTGGACTACGACCCCAAGAGCCGCATACAGCCCTACTACGCCCTACAGCACAGCTTCTTCAAGAAGACTGCAGACGAGGGGACCAACACGAGCAGCAGTGTGTCTACCAGCCCAGCGCTGGAGCAGTCCCAGTCCTCTGGAACCAcctccagcacctcctccagctCCG gaGGATCATCTGGGACAAGTACCAGTGGCAGAGCAAGGTCCGACCCCACCCATCACCACCTACACAGTGGAGGGCACTTTGGGGCAGTGCTGCCAGCCATCGATGGTGACACCCTCTGTCCACAG GCAAGAAAGACTTATCCTCCCCCATTGGTGAGGGGAGGCGGCGTTGGACCAGAGCCAGTGGCCGGAGAGACACACCCAGTCCAGGAGACCACCTTCCATGTCCCTCCTCAGCACCCCAAGGCCCTGCACCCCCACTCCCACCCCCATCATCACCACGCGCAGGTGATGGCCACAAGGCCCCGGCCACGGCATTACACCTCTCCCACACACAGCGCCTCCACACAGGACTCCATGGAGGTGGTGCATGGCCATCTGTCCATgacctccctgtcttcctctgcctcctcttcctccacatctTCCTCTTCCACTGGGAACCATGGCAACCAGGCCTACCAGCTCCGCCACCTGCCCTTTGGGCATCACAGCGGGCTGAGCATGGGGTTGGGCGCCTTCTCGAACCCCCGGCAGGAGACGGGCATGGCCGCCCACCCTGCATACCCCATGGGCACAAACACTGGGCCGGCTCACTACCTACCAGAGGGCCACCTGGGCATGAGGCAGGGCATGGACCGGGAGGAGTCTCCCatgactggagtgtgtgtgcagCAGAGTTCCATGGCCAGCTCGTGA